The genomic window CGTGCTCGTCAACAAGGAGTCGGCCTCGGTGTCGACGTTCTTTGGCAACGGCGATGGCACGTTCTCGCCCCCCCTCACGGTGGGCGGCACCGGAAATGCGCAGTCGGTGTCGGTAGGCGACTTCAACCACGACGGCCTCCCCGACATCTCAGCCATCGGAAACGGTATCTTCAACGCCTTCTTCGGTCAGTAGGCGGTCCATCGAGGTCACATCGACCGCAGCCAGCCAAGACCCCAGCACGGGCGTGGGGGGCGTCGGCCGACCCGACACGCGCAGCGTCGCCAGAAAGGCGTCGCGCTGCGATGCGATGCTCGGATCGGCCGTCGCGTTGCGTGCGTACACGCGCGCGTAGCCGTCGGCAAAGAGCGACCCGCGCGTCTGGCTGTGGTTCGTGCCCGCCTGCCACCAGGTGAAGACCGCGGTGGGCACGGGGTGGTAGCACGGCGTCGTGACGCGCAGCAGGCGCAGCCACAGGTCGTAGTCTTCGCACACCAGCATCTCTTCGTCGAAGCGCTCGTGGGCCAGCAGCCGCCGGCGGAACAA from Pseudomonadota bacterium includes these protein-coding regions:
- a CDS encoding glycosyltransferase — its product is RNLGLEAARGDFIGFLDDDDWLLPDHAEQLVGALERGGSDMVCGDVLVCYVRQTDDGRRRVEGLEVYPTVQELERMQFMNLLVLPCLLFRRRLLAHERFDEEMLVCEDYDLWLRLLRVTTPCYHPVPTAVFTWWQAGTNHSQTRGSLFADGYARVYARNATADPSIASQRDAFLATLRVSGRPTPPTPVLGSWLAAVDVTSMDRLLTEEGVEDTVSDG